A single window of Novipirellula aureliae DNA harbors:
- a CDS encoding ATP-binding protein — MSETPFSLAESLRIGAVDFVSPDEIRVLLDIEAPDSVALNTGGARPFPRINGYVLVPIDDGFVVGQIEWLTIERSSFPKRRGVKDFGVIDLPYPLRKLCLNPLGTLRQTDTSYSFRRGAGLLPTVGSAVVLPTTEQLRSIVESGENRRVRIGVSPLAENAEVSIDPDRLFGRHLAVLGNTGSGKSCTVAGLIRWSLEAAKRERESNGTTGRPNARFVILDPNGEYARAFHNEKEKNTARVFKLDPGDSEHPLHVPLWFWNSAEWSSFTQATAKTQRPMLRRALRDVKAGRGLTDGDTYEEKKLGLRRYLTSVAIGVRRRLSTGEIRDDPTKTGFWLKSACEDLSAKTIDFDDVPLSEITKCIKSALDKSFSSFPKDGETIEYYKPFSENDVRLIVAAMDGALDCLGGLLYEDGPDEDMPIRFKGIELADHLQLIAAQENASQFVDFLVSRIRTFLSDSRCNSIVEGDNSPTLQQWLETYVGSENEDESPISILDLSLVPTEIVHVVIAVCSRMIFESLQRYRKIHKKALPTVLVMEEAHTFIKRYKDDVDNHDAAKVCCQVFERIAREGRKFGLGLVLSSQRPSELSQTVLSQCNTFVMHRISNDRDQELVKKLVPDNLRGLLRELPSLPSQHAIILGWATEFPLLVRIDDLKKEQQPHSDDPDFWDVWTGQDDCNEPVDRPANWDSVVHDWQGVVKKITDDGTGEDAQSVDPDDAPF, encoded by the coding sequence ATGAGTGAAACACCCTTCTCGCTCGCTGAAAGCCTGCGAATTGGAGCTGTCGACTTTGTCTCTCCTGACGAAATTCGAGTTCTGCTCGACATCGAAGCACCCGATTCCGTTGCTTTAAACACGGGCGGTGCGAGACCGTTTCCGCGGATCAACGGATACGTGCTGGTTCCGATCGACGACGGTTTCGTGGTAGGGCAAATTGAATGGCTAACGATCGAGCGTTCATCATTTCCAAAACGGCGTGGTGTCAAAGACTTTGGCGTGATCGACCTGCCATACCCCCTGCGGAAACTTTGCCTAAATCCACTTGGAACACTGCGCCAGACCGATACGAGTTATTCGTTTCGTCGTGGTGCCGGGCTCCTTCCCACGGTCGGATCAGCTGTCGTATTGCCAACGACTGAACAACTTCGCTCGATAGTCGAGTCGGGTGAAAATCGTCGTGTACGCATCGGAGTGAGTCCGCTAGCGGAAAACGCAGAGGTTAGCATCGACCCAGACCGTTTGTTCGGGCGACACCTTGCGGTGCTTGGAAATACGGGAAGCGGTAAGTCATGCACCGTCGCCGGATTGATTCGATGGTCGCTCGAAGCCGCCAAACGAGAGCGAGAAAGCAACGGAACAACTGGAAGGCCGAATGCTCGCTTTGTAATCCTTGATCCGAATGGAGAGTACGCAAGAGCGTTTCACAACGAGAAAGAGAAAAACACCGCCCGCGTGTTCAAACTTGACCCAGGCGACAGTGAGCATCCTCTGCACGTTCCGCTTTGGTTTTGGAACAGCGCGGAATGGTCTTCGTTCACCCAAGCCACAGCGAAAACTCAACGTCCAATGCTTCGTCGTGCATTGCGGGATGTGAAGGCAGGACGCGGGCTCACAGATGGTGATACTTACGAGGAGAAAAAGCTTGGACTGCGTCGCTATCTTACAAGCGTAGCCATTGGTGTCAGGAGAAGGCTTTCCACCGGTGAAATCCGAGATGATCCCACTAAAACAGGTTTTTGGCTGAAGTCCGCTTGTGAAGATCTGTCGGCTAAAACAATTGACTTTGATGATGTTCCTCTATCCGAGATCACTAAATGTATTAAGTCGGCCCTCGACAAGAGTTTTAGCTCGTTCCCGAAGGATGGAGAAACGATTGAATACTACAAACCATTTTCTGAGAATGACGTTCGATTAATCGTTGCTGCTATGGACGGCGCTCTGGACTGCCTCGGTGGCCTGTTGTACGAAGACGGACCGGACGAAGACATGCCGATTCGTTTCAAAGGGATTGAGCTTGCCGATCATCTTCAACTAATCGCGGCGCAAGAGAACGCCAGTCAGTTCGTCGACTTTCTCGTTTCACGTATCCGAACCTTCCTTAGCGATTCCCGCTGCAATTCAATTGTCGAGGGAGATAACTCGCCGACACTCCAGCAGTGGCTCGAAACCTATGTCGGCAGCGAGAATGAGGATGAAAGCCCGATTTCGATTCTGGATCTTTCCTTGGTTCCGACGGAGATTGTCCATGTAGTGATCGCGGTTTGCAGCCGGATGATTTTTGAATCACTTCAACGTTACCGCAAGATCCACAAGAAAGCACTGCCGACAGTTTTGGTGATGGAAGAAGCCCACACCTTCATCAAACGCTACAAGGACGATGTTGACAATCACGATGCGGCAAAGGTCTGCTGTCAAGTCTTCGAGCGAATCGCACGCGAGGGACGTAAGTTTGGCCTTGGACTGGTCCTTTCGTCTCAGCGTCCATCTGAACTCTCACAGACGGTGCTTTCGCAGTGCAATACCTTCGTTATGCACCGCATCAGCAATGACCGCGACCAAGAGCTCGTTAAGAAGCTTGTTCCCGACAACCTCCGAGGTTTGCTACGCGAATTACCGTCACTGCCTTCGCAGCACGCGATCATCCTTGGATGGGCAACGGAGTTTCCGCTTTTGGTACGGATCGACGATTTGAAGAAGGAGCAACAACCACACTCTGATGACCCGGACTTCTGGGACGTTTGGACAGGGCAAGATGACTGCAATGAACCGGTCGACCGTCCAGCAAATTGGGATTCCGTAGTTCATGACTGGCAAGGCGTGGTCAAAAAAATTACCGACGATGGTACGGGCGAAGACGCTCAATCGGTCGATCCAGACGACGCACCTTTTTAA
- a CDS encoding site-specific DNA-methyltransferase, with product MAKKASRKKATKKTVETLRHADSRRTNIPTAEQQSVMETEDKYSIRVAYERRNRDLDPQLVWRGKDEQDAGPLVANAPPLYIQEKVHPKVLIDDLMRRTDALKEKGKAEQLDLFGDFNGLPEEARSAEFYQHDANWTNRMILGDSLQVMASLAEREGLRGKVQCIYFDPPYGIKFNSNFQWSTENNSVTDGKREHITREPEQVKAFRDTWSDGIHSYLAYLRDRLIASHQLLSETGCIFLQIGDKNVHNVRVLLDEVFGSQNCVATITYKSAVGMGAKHLDEVATYLLFYAKDKASLKYRTLFKPLTIGEPGATRYLISDEQMVETRKSIVEAQQGYEAGTCNPFFKQGLTSRSGGDSTQYPVSFRGKKFRPTTGGWRTNVSGMNRVKKASRIAIEGTRLAYKRRFGDFPFTGFDNIWDDISGGIKSRSDPKVYVVQTSTTLIERCILQVTDPGDLVLDPTCGAGTTGFVAEQWGRRWITIDTSRVALALARSRIIGARYPYYLLKDSEEGKKKEAELGSSASEITKPTNDLRVGFSMERYARISLRSIAHNAEIDVIYDAFQTKLEPIREELNAVLGESWEDWQIPREAGQRWENEAVALHASLIDHRKRLASTLEVLDTVELSQHADKVREIIAAEVSADLKKLNALVGMKGKDAFTLDTLPEEPRDPWPDEAKKLHAKWWKLRIERQKEIDASIAAKADFEYLYDKPYEDKTKVRVAGPFTVESLSPHRTLSVGENDELIDPLDAPATRTGGETTEIADFATMILDNLKKSGVQQAHKEDKIDFTSLVPWPGQYIAAEGRFNDESGKEQRAGIFIGPEFGTISQPDLKAAARECGDADFDVLIACGFNYEAHATEFNKLGRIQVLKARMNADMHMSADLKNTGKGNLFVIFGEPDITVRRSKAKAAKMDDIEVQINGVDVFQPSTGEVRSDGAEGIACWFVDTDYNEESFFVRQAYFLGANDPYKSLKTTLKAEVDKEAWDSLNSDVSRPFPQPKSGRIAVKVINHLGDEVMKVFRVKEVLE from the coding sequence ATGGCCAAGAAAGCATCACGGAAGAAAGCCACCAAGAAAACCGTCGAGACGCTGCGGCATGCCGACAGCCGGCGGACGAACATTCCTACCGCCGAACAGCAGTCGGTGATGGAGACCGAGGACAAGTATTCAATCCGCGTCGCGTACGAGCGCCGTAATCGGGACTTGGACCCGCAATTAGTGTGGCGGGGCAAAGACGAACAGGACGCCGGACCGCTGGTCGCCAACGCGCCGCCGCTGTACATCCAGGAAAAAGTTCACCCCAAGGTTCTGATCGACGACCTGATGCGTCGGACCGATGCCTTGAAAGAGAAAGGCAAGGCGGAGCAGCTCGACTTATTCGGCGACTTCAACGGCTTGCCCGAGGAGGCACGCAGTGCCGAGTTCTACCAGCACGACGCCAACTGGACCAACCGCATGATCCTGGGCGATAGCTTGCAGGTCATGGCGTCACTGGCCGAACGTGAAGGATTGCGAGGTAAAGTCCAGTGCATCTATTTCGACCCGCCCTACGGCATCAAGTTCAACTCAAACTTTCAGTGGTCTACGGAAAACAACAGTGTCACCGATGGAAAACGAGAGCACATCACCCGTGAGCCTGAGCAAGTAAAGGCGTTTCGCGATACGTGGAGTGACGGGATTCACAGTTACCTTGCTTATCTACGAGATCGATTGATTGCGAGTCACCAACTATTGAGCGAAACCGGCTGCATCTTTTTACAAATCGGAGATAAAAACGTGCACAATGTCCGCGTTTTGCTTGATGAAGTTTTTGGTTCACAAAACTGTGTTGCGACTATCACATACAAGTCAGCTGTGGGCATGGGCGCCAAGCACCTCGATGAAGTAGCAACTTACTTACTTTTCTATGCGAAAGACAAAGCCAGCCTAAAGTATAGAACACTGTTCAAACCGCTGACCATCGGCGAGCCAGGCGCAACTCGTTACCTGATCAGTGACGAGCAGATGGTTGAGACACGCAAGAGTATCGTGGAAGCGCAGCAGGGTTACGAGGCGGGCACCTGCAACCCATTTTTCAAACAGGGTCTAACTTCGCGTTCGGGCGGTGATTCAACTCAGTATCCCGTTTCGTTCAGGGGAAAGAAATTCCGGCCAACTACCGGCGGTTGGCGAACCAATGTGAGCGGCATGAACCGTGTAAAAAAAGCATCTCGCATTGCGATTGAAGGAACCCGCTTGGCCTACAAGCGGCGATTCGGCGATTTCCCTTTTACAGGATTCGACAACATCTGGGACGACATTAGCGGAGGCATCAAGTCACGCAGCGATCCAAAAGTTTATGTAGTGCAAACGTCGACCACGCTCATTGAGCGTTGCATCTTACAAGTGACTGATCCCGGCGATCTGGTCCTCGATCCAACATGTGGAGCGGGAACCACCGGATTTGTTGCTGAGCAATGGGGGAGACGCTGGATCACAATTGATACTAGCCGCGTTGCGTTGGCACTCGCGCGCTCCCGCATTATTGGTGCTCGATATCCTTACTATCTCTTGAAAGACAGTGAAGAGGGAAAGAAGAAAGAAGCAGAACTTGGAAGCAGTGCCTCAGAAATAACGAAGCCGACCAATGACTTGCGGGTTGGGTTTAGTATGGAACGGTATGCTCGCATTTCTCTCCGCTCGATTGCGCATAACGCCGAAATCGACGTCATCTACGATGCCTTTCAAACCAAGCTCGAACCGATTCGAGAAGAACTCAACGCGGTGCTCGGTGAGTCTTGGGAAGATTGGCAAATTCCTCGCGAAGCAGGGCAGCGGTGGGAGAATGAAGCGGTCGCGCTGCACGCATCACTGATCGACCATCGCAAACGACTGGCCTCGACCCTCGAAGTGCTCGATACTGTCGAGCTGTCCCAGCACGCCGACAAAGTCCGCGAGATTATCGCTGCCGAAGTCTCCGCCGACCTGAAGAAACTCAACGCCTTGGTCGGCATGAAGGGCAAGGACGCGTTCACACTCGACACGCTGCCCGAGGAGCCTCGCGACCCGTGGCCTGACGAAGCCAAGAAGCTGCACGCGAAGTGGTGGAAGCTGCGCATCGAACGCCAAAAAGAAATCGACGCCTCGATCGCGGCCAAGGCGGACTTTGAATATCTGTACGACAAACCCTATGAAGACAAAACCAAAGTCCGCGTCGCCGGTCCCTTCACCGTCGAATCGCTCTCGCCCCACCGCACGCTATCGGTTGGAGAAAACGACGAACTGATCGACCCGCTCGATGCACCCGCCACGCGTACCGGCGGCGAGACCACCGAGATCGCCGACTTCGCTACCATGATCCTAGACAACCTGAAAAAGTCCGGCGTCCAACAGGCTCACAAAGAGGACAAGATCGACTTCACCTCCCTGGTCCCTTGGCCCGGCCAGTACATCGCCGCCGAGGGTCGGTTCAACGACGAAAGCGGCAAAGAACAACGCGCCGGCATCTTCATCGGCCCCGAGTTCGGCACGATCTCCCAGCCCGACTTGAAAGCCGCCGCCCGCGAATGTGGCGACGCCGATTTCGATGTCCTGATTGCTTGCGGCTTCAATTACGAAGCCCACGCGACCGAGTTCAACAAACTGGGCCGCATCCAAGTCTTGAAAGCCCGCATGAACGCCGACATGCACATGTCGGCCGACCTGAAGAACACCGGCAAGGGCAACCTATTCGTGATCTTCGGCGAACCGGACATCACTGTCCGCCGCAGCAAAGCCAAAGCTGCGAAGATGGACGACATCGAAGTTCAAATCAACGGCGTCGACGTCTTCCAACCCAGCACCGGCGAAGTCCGCAGCGACGGAGCCGAGGGTATCGCGTGCTGGTTCGTCGACACTGACTACAACGAAGAATCGTTCTTCGTCCGTCAAGCCTATTTCCTAGGCGCCAACGACCCCTACAAGTCCCTTAAGACCACCCTGAAAGCCGAAGTCGACAAAGAAGCCTGGGACAGCCTCAACAGCGATGTCTCCCGCCCCTTCCCCCAACCCAAATCCGGCCGCATCGCAGTGAAAGTCATCAACCACCTCGGCGACGAAGTGATGAAGGTGTTCCGCGTGAAGGAGGTACTTGAATGA
- a CDS encoding SIR2 family protein, giving the protein MSTEGEPKLTAKTNVLKTRDDIHPVLFEQTECEEGMSPPCFKLVSDSGCSWVRPGELFGKKKLRERIEPWLTSLCQSEHLSLLLGSGLTNAVHRRATGSGVPGMAKANFEEFDEIIQAEALRSAHACGRSEGNIEDQLRIANEYHRGVEIAAALGDAEATSKAIRLRECIQDVLIMFSTFIYTGEQGIANAVPEKREDAFSYLVSFLMSFASRSGTRDRLHIFTTNYDRLIEAGADAAGMHLLDRFVGSVSPLFRSSRLDLDVHYNPPGIRGEPRYLEGVARFTKLHGSLDWLDIERNIRRIGLPFGGKSMQLVSSAFAEIGTDASQLMIFPNAAKDRETTFYPYTELFRDFAASLCRPNHTLVTFGYGFGDDHLNRVIKDMLTVPSTHLVVISYNDPLDRIMNMYEELGRHAQVTLLLGDHIGEFGTLVDSYLPKPAIDRATFRMAELLKARFGTRSAEATKVEPAPSQVAEPKPGDTELDLEGL; this is encoded by the coding sequence ATGAGTACAGAAGGAGAACCGAAGCTCACCGCAAAAACGAATGTCCTCAAAACGCGTGACGACATACACCCAGTTCTATTTGAGCAAACCGAGTGTGAAGAGGGCATGTCGCCACCCTGTTTCAAACTCGTATCAGACAGTGGCTGTAGTTGGGTGCGGCCAGGTGAATTGTTCGGAAAGAAGAAACTGAGGGAAAGAATTGAGCCATGGTTAACATCACTTTGTCAGTCTGAGCACCTTTCTCTACTTTTGGGTTCCGGTCTCACCAATGCGGTCCATCGGCGCGCGACTGGAAGTGGCGTGCCCGGCATGGCAAAAGCAAATTTTGAAGAATTTGATGAGATTATCCAGGCCGAAGCATTGAGATCCGCACATGCATGCGGCCGAAGTGAGGGCAACATCGAGGATCAACTTAGAATTGCGAACGAGTACCATCGTGGGGTCGAGATTGCCGCCGCCCTGGGCGATGCAGAAGCAACCAGCAAGGCAATCAGGTTGCGAGAGTGCATCCAAGACGTGCTCATAATGTTCTCGACTTTCATCTACACGGGCGAACAAGGGATCGCGAACGCTGTACCAGAAAAGCGAGAAGACGCGTTTAGCTATCTCGTGAGCTTTCTCATGTCCTTTGCTTCACGATCTGGCACACGGGATCGACTCCACATATTTACTACGAATTATGATCGTTTGATTGAAGCTGGGGCTGATGCCGCTGGCATGCACCTGCTGGATCGTTTCGTTGGTTCTGTATCTCCTTTGTTTCGATCTTCGCGTCTTGATCTTGATGTTCACTACAATCCACCTGGAATACGCGGAGAACCTCGATATCTCGAAGGGGTCGCGCGGTTCACAAAACTGCACGGATCACTCGACTGGCTTGATATTGAACGGAACATTCGGCGTATTGGCTTGCCTTTTGGTGGCAAAAGCATGCAGCTTGTCTCGTCCGCGTTTGCTGAGATTGGCACAGATGCTTCGCAGTTGATGATCTTTCCAAATGCCGCAAAAGATCGAGAAACCACCTTCTATCCCTACACGGAGTTGTTCCGCGACTTCGCTGCTTCGTTGTGCCGACCCAACCATACGCTTGTGACTTTCGGTTACGGCTTTGGCGATGACCATTTGAATCGCGTGATCAAGGACATGCTTACAGTTCCTTCGACTCACTTAGTGGTGATATCGTACAACGACCCGTTGGATCGCATTATGAACATGTACGAAGAACTCGGGCGGCACGCGCAGGTGACGCTCTTGTTGGGCGACCACATCGGCGAGTTTGGAACGTTGGTCGATTCCTATCTGCCGAAACCTGCGATTGACCGAGCTACGTTCCGTATGGCGGAACTCCTGAAGGCTCGGTTCGGTACACGGTCAGCCGAAGCCACTAAAGTCGAACCCGCACCATCGCAAGTTGCAGAGCCGAAGCCAGGCGACACCGAACTTGATTTGGAGGGGCTATGA